The Kribbella amoyensis genomic sequence TAGAACCGCTGAGCGCGCAGGTTGCTCTGGAACGTCCACAGCGCGAGGCCACCGGGACGGAGGTCCTTCGCCAGGTCCACCAGGGTCGAGCCGATCCCTTGTCCGGCGGCGTCCGGGTCCACGTACAACTGGTCCAGGTCGTCACCGTCGAGCGTGAGCACGGCCACGATCCGGCCGTCGTCGAGCGCGACCCAGGTCTCTCCGTCCGGCAGCAGCACCTCGGCGAACCAGGTGGCGACCTGGTCCTCGGTGTGGATCGCCGGCGGTAGCTGCGCCCCCTCGGC encodes the following:
- a CDS encoding GNAT family N-acetyltransferase, which translates into the protein MDDLLIRPMEPYDTDEAAALWWRSRHAEGAQLPPAIHTEDQVATWFAEVLLPDGETWVALDDGRIVAVLTLDGDDLDQLYVDPDAAGQGIGSTLVDLAKDLRPGGLALWTFQSNLRAQRFYRQHGFTEVRRTDGAANEERAPDVRMVWGAHPERLESQA